One segment of Haliotis asinina isolate JCU_RB_2024 chromosome 12, JCU_Hal_asi_v2, whole genome shotgun sequence DNA contains the following:
- the LOC137257523 gene encoding nuclear apoptosis-inducing factor 1-like, producing MSMDKKITRKPNWTAEQTLFLARLVEQNKAVLLGRFGPGVTSSRKKEIWTDITKQINATFTGCVRTSEEVEKKWYNTQAKSKYDIAAYKKGAASTGGGPSPFPLLNETAEVVWDILGKDNVCISGIPESMDSTLLQIQDSAESSDAMTLLNIQSLPGVEGSFHVVDSVADVADVAFTPSTPVDASATPVRPTEKVSSRSRERFAPPSRPSHVPSCSECDELHHKKMKLEIEVLELKKKVMEHKLRKIMEE from the exons ATGTCAATGGACAAGAAAATTACAAGAAAGCCAAACTGGACGGCGGAGCAGACCTTGTTCTTAGCGCGCCTCGTGGAACAGAACAAGGCTGTGTTGCTCGGCCGATTTGGCCCGGGCGTGACATCATCCCGAAAAAAGGAGATCTGGACGGACATTACGAAGCAAATAAATGCCACCTTCACAG GATGTGTTAGAACTAGCGAGGAGGTGGAGAAGAAGTGGTACAACACTCAGGCCAAGTCAAAATATGACATCGCAGCATACAAGAAAGGGGCTGCATCTACAG GTGGTGGACCATCGCCATTCCCACTGTTAAATGAAACAGCTGAGGTTGTGTGGGACATTCTGGGGAAGGACAATGTGTGCATATCAGGAATCCCTGAGTCAATGGATTCAACTTTACTCCAGATTCAGGATTCTGCTGAGTCAAG tGATGCCATGACATTGTTAAACATACAGTCGCTGCCAGGTGTGGAGGGGTCTTTTCATGTTGTCGACAGTGTGGCAGATGTGGCAGATGTGGCATTTACTCCAAGTACACCTGTAGATGCTTCAGCGACTCCAGTCAGGCCTACAGAGAAAGTCTCTTCACGAAGTAGAGAAAGATTTGCTCCACCATCAAGACCATCCCATGTTCCATCTTGCAGTGAATGTGATGAGCTGCatcacaaaaaaatgaaattggaAATAGAAGTTCTGGAACTCAAAAAGAAAGTAATGGAACATAAACTAAGGAAAATTATGGAAGAGTAG
- the LOC137258824 gene encoding putative nuclease HARBI1 gives MAANASTDRNNILEKYTEKELTRRFRLSKDGIQFVVSLISNEISPLTQRSNPLSATEKVLLTLRYLATGKMQLCNADHIGVSQSSVSRAITQTITAVSAPAIVRQFISFPTSQAEIRRNQLGFYGIANFPGVVGVIDGTHIQILAPSQHEPAYVNRKQYHSINTQVIFDHSSQIIDVVAKWPGSTHDSRILTESGVCALFTRHVMPAGCHLLGDSGYPCRDWLLTPYLQPHPGSQTAYNRAHKRTRSVVERGIGQLKRRFHVLHGEVRLSPQKTCKVITSCAVLHNICKMRNIPLPDGESMEPDEDDQPQTLPPLSGHNLIYRDHFANTHF, from the exons ATGGCCGCCAATGCAAGCACCGATAGAAACAACATTTTAGAAAAATACACTGAAAAAGAATTGACACGAAGATTTCGTTTATCCAAAGATGGCATACAGTTTGTAGTAAGTTTGATTTCCAATGAAATTTCACCTCTGACACAAAGAAGCAATCCCTTATCGGCTACAGAAAAAGTTCTGTTGACGCTGCGATACTTGGCCACTGGGAAGATGCAGCTGTGTAATGCTGATCATATTGGAGTTTCACAGTCGTCAGTCAGTAGGGCCATTACACAAACAATAACTGCAGTGTCTGCTCCTGCCATAGTTCGACAGTTTATTTCGTTTCCTACCAGTCAAGCTGAAATACGAAGAAACCAACTAGGTTTCTATGGCATCGCTAATTTTCCCGGAGTGGTTGGGGTGATAGATGGCACCCACATTCAGATTCTGGCACCATCCCAGCACGAACCTGCTTATGTGAATAGGAAACAATACCACAGCATCAACACTCAGGTTATCTTTGACCACAGTTCGCAAATCATCGATGTTGTAGCGAAATGGCCCGGGTCCACTCATGACTCGCGCATACTGACCGAGAGCGGCGTTTGCGCTTTGTTTACACGCCATGTGATGCCTGCCGGCTGCCATTTGCTTGGGGACAGTGGATATCCATGTAGAGATTGGCTCCTCACACCTTATCTTCAACCACATCCCGGCTCTCAGACAGCATACAACAG AGCTCATAAAAGGACTCGAAGTGTAGTCGAGAGAGGGATTGGGCAGTTGAAACGCcgtttccatgttttgcatggTGAAGTTAGACTATCACCACAAAAAACATGCAAG GTCATCACATCTTGTGCTGTGTTGCACAACATATGCAAGATGAGGAACATTCCCTTGCCTGATGGTGAATCGATGGAGCCAGACGAGGACGACCAGCCACAAACTCTTCCACCATTGTCTGGTCATAACCTCATTTACAGGGATCACTTTGCCAACACTCACTTCTAG